The following coding sequences are from one Candidatus Tanganyikabacteria bacterium window:
- a CDS encoding response regulator: MRVLIVEDEPITLGAIKLIVESAGHQAILAEKSEDGLALAKSELPEVALVDIKMRESAFDGLELIRRLRADPATEDTVIIAHTASVSPPSIAAAMQAGADDVLRKPFRQAELIDIIKRNLAK, from the coding sequence ATGCGTGTCCTGATCGTCGAGGACGAGCCCATCACGCTGGGGGCGATCAAGCTGATCGTCGAGAGCGCCGGCCACCAGGCCATCCTGGCCGAGAAGTCCGAGGACGGCCTGGCCCTGGCCAAGTCCGAGTTGCCCGAGGTCGCCCTGGTGGACATCAAGATGCGCGAGAGCGCGTTCGACGGCCTGGAGCTCATCCGACGGCTACGCGCCGACCCCGCCACCGAGGACACCGTCATCATCGCCCATACCGCGTCGGTCTCGCCGCCCAGCATCGCGGCGGCCATGCAGGCCGGCGCCGACGATGTCCTGCGCAAGCCGTTCCGCCAGGCCGAACTCATCGACATCATCAAGCGCAACCTGGCGAAGTAG
- a CDS encoding glycerophosphodiester phosphodiesterase — protein MVAVRRYPARPYVVGHRGAAGHAPENTLSAFAAGARMGADLVECDVHLSRDGEVVVFHDDTLERTTGAPGLLRDHDLDALRRLDAGRGERIPTLAELLAFAAGRPPLGVVVEIKNGPYFYPDIARKVATAIARYGMADRALVISFDNLVVREFKEIAPHVATGILFYARLADPAGAARAAGADCIWPALPMLTPDVVRQAHAAGLGVFTWTANSQDDFSRALEAGVDGIGSDFPDALAARLPPSSPPGRKQAEIYPQIGSASGSGTSDHD, from the coding sequence ATGGTCGCCGTCCGACGCTACCCCGCCCGCCCGTATGTCGTGGGCCACCGCGGCGCCGCCGGGCACGCCCCGGAGAACACCCTGTCGGCGTTTGCCGCCGGCGCCCGCATGGGGGCCGACCTCGTCGAATGCGACGTCCACCTGTCCCGCGACGGCGAGGTGGTCGTCTTCCACGACGACACCCTGGAGCGCACGACCGGCGCTCCAGGCCTCTTGCGCGACCACGACCTGGACGCCTTGCGCCGCCTCGATGCGGGCCGGGGCGAGCGCATCCCGACCCTGGCGGAGTTGCTGGCGTTCGCCGCCGGGCGTCCTCCCCTGGGCGTCGTGGTGGAGATCAAGAACGGGCCGTACTTCTACCCGGACATCGCCCGCAAGGTGGCAACGGCGATCGCCCGGTACGGAATGGCCGACCGGGCCCTGGTCATCAGCTTCGACAACCTGGTGGTCCGCGAGTTCAAGGAAATCGCCCCGCACGTCGCGACCGGCATCCTCTTCTACGCCCGCCTCGCCGATCCCGCCGGGGCCGCCCGCGCCGCCGGAGCCGACTGCATCTGGCCCGCCCTCCCCATGCTGACTCCCGACGTGGTCCGGCAGGCTCATGCCGCGGGTCTGGGCGTCTTCACCTGGACCGCCAACAGCCAGGATGACTTCTCCCGGGCCCTGGAGGCCGGCGTGGACGGCATCGGCTCGGATTTCCCGGACGCCCTCGCCGCCCGCCTCCCGCCTTCCTCGCCTCCGGGGCGCAAGCAAGCGGAAATTTATCCCCAAATCGGCTCGGCAAGCGGCTCAGGAACCTCCGATCACGATTGA
- a CDS encoding peptidoglycan DD-metalloendopeptidase family protein codes for AEAPAGAAPMRMAAAPAARGQAPERLAAGEQAPGRQVRTGAPREYMVRKGDFPELIAKRFGVSPETVLFHNKLTKRSILQVGQKLEIPPASGYYHTVRRGETLKGLLAGRDLDEARFRRYNPGVGDRLRAKQTVFIPGKPPVVAEERRRPERPERGYRERDTRKKAHRGVFGDLGRAISDGFHWPLSTKAVSSGFGERGRRDWHPGIDIRAGVGTPIRAARDGVVVRAGWEGAYGRMVEISHGGGVSTRYAHASSLAVSPGERVEAGEIIGRVGTTGRSTGPHLHYEVRINGRPVNPKRVH; via the coding sequence GGGCCGAAGCTCCGGCCGGTGCGGCGCCCATGCGCATGGCCGCGGCCCCGGCCGCCCGAGGGCAGGCTCCCGAGAGGCTCGCGGCCGGCGAGCAGGCCCCGGGCCGGCAGGTCAGGACCGGCGCGCCCCGGGAGTACATGGTCCGCAAGGGCGACTTCCCCGAACTCATCGCCAAGCGCTTCGGGGTCTCGCCCGAGACCGTGCTGTTCCACAACAAGCTGACCAAGCGCAGCATCCTGCAGGTGGGCCAGAAGCTGGAGATCCCGCCGGCCAGCGGCTACTACCACACCGTGCGGCGCGGCGAGACGCTCAAGGGGCTGCTGGCTGGCCGCGATCTCGACGAGGCACGGTTCCGCCGCTACAACCCGGGCGTCGGCGACAGGCTGCGCGCCAAGCAGACCGTCTTCATCCCCGGCAAGCCGCCCGTCGTGGCCGAGGAGCGCCGCCGGCCGGAGCGGCCGGAGCGGGGCTACCGCGAGCGCGACACGCGCAAGAAGGCCCACCGCGGGGTTTTCGGCGATCTGGGCCGGGCCATCTCGGACGGCTTCCACTGGCCGCTGTCCACCAAGGCGGTCTCGAGCGGCTTCGGCGAGCGCGGGCGCCGCGACTGGCACCCGGGCATCGACATCCGCGCCGGTGTGGGCACGCCCATCCGCGCCGCCCGCGACGGTGTCGTCGTGCGGGCCGGCTGGGAAGGCGCGTACGGCCGCATGGTCGAGATCAGCCACGGCGGCGGCGTCTCCACCCGGTACGCCCATGCCTCCTCCCTGGCCGTCTCCCCGGGCGAACGGGTGGAAGCCGGCGAGATCATCGGTCGCGTGGGCACCACCGGTCGCTCGACGGGCCCGCACCTGCACTACGAGGTGCGCATCAACGGCCGGCCGGTGAATCCGAAAAGGGTGCATTAG
- a CDS encoding DUF393 domain-containing protein, producing the protein MDRPAIAFYDGACGFCRRTRGVLARLDVFHAVTWKDFREPGALAGFPQVDPDACERALQLVVPGRPAPLAGFAAFRWLAGRLPVAWPLVPVLHLPGAGWLGERAYAWVAERRFGLGCSAGGAACRLPGGPRKD; encoded by the coding sequence ATGGACCGGCCGGCAATCGCCTTCTACGACGGCGCCTGCGGCTTCTGCAGGCGGACGCGGGGCGTGCTGGCGCGCCTCGACGTCTTTCACGCGGTGACCTGGAAAGATTTCCGCGAACCCGGTGCGCTGGCCGGTTTCCCCCAGGTCGACCCCGACGCGTGCGAGCGCGCGCTGCAACTGGTGGTGCCGGGACGCCCCGCGCCACTGGCAGGCTTCGCGGCCTTCCGCTGGCTGGCGGGCCGCCTCCCGGTCGCCTGGCCGCTCGTGCCCGTGCTGCACCTCCCGGGCGCCGGCTGGCTGGGAGAGCGGGCCTACGCCTGGGTCGCGGAGAGGCGCTTCGGGCTCGGCTGTTCTGCCGGCGGCGCGGCCTGCCGCCTGCCGGGCGGGCCGCGGAAGGACTAG